Genomic window (Streptomyces sp. TG1A-60):
GCCTGGCGGACCTGGCGCAGCGTCGCGCTGTCCGGACCGGCCAGCAGGGGCACGACGACGGCGACGGGGCCGTCCGGTTCCTTGACGTCGAGGCCGGCGGCGCGGGCCTGCTCGTAACGGGCGGTGCGCTCCTCGGCGGCGTGCGCGAGGACCGACTGCAGCGTGGGGAACTCGTCGGTGCCACCGTCGACGTAACCGATACGGGCGTCGAGGCCGGGCAGCTCGGAGCGGGCGATGCTCACGACCTCCTCGGCGAGGCTGCGCGTGGCGGCGCTGGGTGCGCCCGGCACCGCGAGGACGAGCGCGGGCGCGCCCTCGGGAGCCGCCAGCGGCTCGGGGCGGCGGTGCCGCCCGGGCTGGCGGGGTCGCGGCATTCGTACTGGCAGGCCGGACGCGGGCCCAGTGGGGGAACTCATGGCGTCGCATGTTACTGGCTTCTTGGGCTCCCCTGTTCGGGGAGGGTGCAGGTGAGCGGTATCCGTCCGGATTTGTCTGATGAGTTACGTGCCGATCGGCCCGAGCGATACCGCATTTATCTGCTGAGCAGTGCTCTTGGGTGGGCACGTTGATGCTTGTCCGACAGGCCGGATTGCTTCCTGTTTCAGGTGCTATTCTTCGGTCGCCGCGTACAACATCCGCTCGTCGTACGGCAACCCGGTCCCGCCGGCCGCCAGACCGGCCGCGATACGCACGGCGCCGATCAGCGGATCCCCTTCCGAGGACACCCGCCGCGCCTGCGGCAGCCGCTCCGCCAACTCCGCCGCCAGAGGGGCGAGAAGTGGGTCGCCCAGCCGGAACAGGCCCCCGGTCAGCGCCACTCGGGGCTCGCCCGAGACCGGACAGACGGCAGCCGCCGCATCGGCCATGTGCCGGGCCGCCTCACGCAGGATGCCCGCCGCCACAGGGTCGTCCCCGGCGCAGGCGGCCACGTCGGGGGCGAAGGACGCGAGCACGGCCGGACGGTCGGGCCTCGGGTAGAGCAGGCCGGGAAGACCCTCCAACGGGCCGAACGACTCCTCGGCGCGCGCCAGCAGAGGGGCCGAACCACCGCTGCGCCCGTCGTACGCCCGCAGCGCCGCCTCCAGCCCCGCCCGCCCGATCCACGCCCCGCCGCCGCAGTCGCCGAGCAGATGCCCCCAGCCGTCCGCCCGACGCCAGCTCACCAGGTCCGTACCGATCGCGATCAGTCCCGTACCGGCGGCGATCACCGCACCCGGCCGCACACCGAGGGCGCCGGTGTAGGCGGCGACCGCGTCGGCCACCAGCGCGATCCGGCGCACACCCCACTCGCGCGTCAGCGCCGCCGGCAGCTCGGCGCGCAACTGATCACCGAGCGTCGCGAACCCCGCGGCCCCGACGGCCACCGCGGCGGGGCGGTCACATCCGGCGTCGTCGAGCAACCGCCGCGCCATGGGCAGCAACTGCTCCCACAGGTGTCCGGCGTCGATGCCCCTCGCGCCGGTCCGCACCGGTTCCCCCGACGCGACCGGCTCGCCGACCTCCTCGGAGCCCCGGGCCAGCACCGCGCGCAGCCCCGAACCGCCGGAGTCCACCGCGAGCACGACGGGAGGCGCGCCGCCGGTCATGGCAGGCGCCGGTCCACCGGGGCGCCGCCCTGCCGGGCCAGGAGGTCGCCGGCCCGGCTGAAGGGACGGGAGCCGAAGAAGCCGCGGTCGGCGGACATGGGGGAGGGGCGCGCGGACTCGACGGACGGGAGGTCCACGAGCAGAGGGCGGAGATCGCGGGCGTCACGGCCCCCCGGGATCACTGGACGCAACAGGCTCCCCCCTTCCCGGTGACCGGCCGCGCGATCCGCTCGACCGGCTCGCAGACCTCGACGAGGAGGAAGAGTAGCGCCGAAAGCCGTGTCCATGCGTGAGAGCTTCTCCGCTGTACAGGGGCATGTCGCGTACCAGTAGAGTGACGCGCCGTGGCACCACGACCCTTGCATGAACTTGTTGAAGCGGGCTGGGCGAAAGCTCTCGAGCCCACGGCCGAACGCATCGCCGCCATGGGCGACTTCCTCCGGGCCGAGATAGCCGCGGGCCGGACCTACCTCCCGGCCGGGGCGAATGTGCTGAGGGCCTTCCAGCAGCCCTTCGACGACGTCCGCGTTCTGATCGTCGGTCAGGATCCCTATCCCACGCCGGGGATGGCGATCGGGTTGAGTTTCGCGGTGGCGCCTGAGGTGCGTTCGTTGCCGGGCAGTCTGGAGAACATCTTCCGAGAACTCCATACCGACTTGGGGCTGCCCAGGCCGTCGAACGGGGATCTGACGCCGTGGACCCGGCAGGGGGTGCTGTTGCTCAACAGGGCGTTGACGACGGCTCCCCGCAAGCCGGCGGCACACCGTGGCAAGGGGTGGGAGGAGGTCACCGAGCAGGCGATCCGGGCGCTGGTGGCACGCGGTACGCCGCTGGTGTCGGTGCTGTGGGGCCGGGATGCCCGCAATCTCCGGCCGCTGCTCGGGGATCTTCCCGCGATCGAGTCCGCCCACCCGTCCCCGATGTCGGCGGACCGTGGTTTCTTCGGCTCGCGCCCGTTCAGCCGGGTGAACGACCTGCTCGAGCGGCAGGGTGCCCAGCCGGTGGACTGGCGCCTGCCGTAGGGCATCGCTGTCGCGGCGGCCGAGCCTCTTGTCGAGGAGCGCGCGTCCCAGTGGCGGTTCGGGGGTGCCGAGCCCGCTGTCCTGGAGGAGATGTCCCGTCGCATCAGCGACCTGTGGGCCAACGGCCCCGGGGGCTGGGCGCACGAGTGGTCCCTCCTTGCCGAGCGGGCCGGGAAGGACGGTGATCTCCTGAAGGCCAGCCGCCTGTACGGGATCGACAAGTTCCTGGTCCTCGGGGGCAACGCGGCGTACGCCGGTATCCGCGTCGAGCACACCGGGCCGCTCAGCCGACGACCGCCGCGCGCACGCACAGCACGTCCGGCAGATGTGACAGCAACTGCCGCCAGTTGTCGCCGTCGTCGGCCGACGCGTACACCTCGCCGTTGCGGTTGCCGAAATAGACGCCCGCCGGGTCCGCGTCGTCCGTGCACATCGCGTCGCGCAGGACCGTGCCGTAGTGGTCTTCCGTCGGCAGGCCCGCCGACAGCGGCTCCCAGCTCTTGCCCGCGTCCGCCGTGCGGAAGACCCGGCAGCGGTGGTCGGCCGGGACGCGGTCCGCGTCGGCGTTGATCGGGAAGACGTACGCGGTGTCCCCACGGCGCGGGTGGGCCGCCGCGGCGAACCCGAACGTGGAGGGCAGGCCCACGCCGATGTCCTCCCAGCGCGCGCCCGCGTCGTCGCTGCGGTACACCCCCCAGTGGTTCTGGAGGTACAGCCGGTCGGGGGTGGCCGCGTCCCGGGTCACCTTGTGCACGCACTGGCCGAACTCCGGGTTCGGGTCCGGCAGGAACACCGCGGAGACACCGGAGTTGGAGGGCGACCAGCTCGCGCCACCGTCCTCGGTACGGAACACCCCGGCGGCGGAGACGGCCACGGTCACCGCGCGCGGGTCGCGTCGGTCGGTGAGGATCGTGTGCAGTCCCTCACCGCCGCCGCCCGGCGTCCACCTGCCGCGGGTCGGGTGCTCCCACAGCGGCCGTACCAGCTCGAAGGTCTCTCCCCGGTCCTCGGACCGGTACAGCGCGGCCGGCTCCGTGCCCGCGTACACCACGTCCTGTTCGGCGGCCGAGGGGTGTAGCTGCCACAACCGCTCCAGCGAGGCGCCGGTGTCCTTGGGGAACCTGACGGCAGGACGGGCCGGTTCGGTCCAGGTGCGGCCCAGGTCGTCGGAGTGGAACACGGACGGGCCCCAGTGCGTGCTGTCGCCGCCGACCAGTAGCCGGGGTGTGTCCGCACGGGTGTCGATCGCGACCGCGTACACGGCCTGCGCGTTGAAACAGGGGGTCTTGTCGAACGCCCAGGCGCCGCCGCGCCGCCGTCCGATGAACAGCCCCTTGCGCGTGCCTACGGTGAGCAGTACGTCGGCCATCCCGGCCACCTCCTGGACATCGTCGTCTCAGTCACGGGCCAGTCTGCACCCCACCACTGACAGTCACCTCTCGGGACGTCTGCGCCGCCGGTCAGAGGGCGTGGGGATGCGCGGCGCGAGGGTCGGGGAAGGTCCTGGCCGGGCGGGGTGACCCACATCGCATGAGCGGCCGGAGGGCGGTCGTCGTACGGGAGGGCGGTCCGGCAGTCCTGCGTGTGCGAGGGAGCGTGCCTTCGATGGTGGCATTCC
Coding sequences:
- a CDS encoding uracil-DNA glycosylase, whose translation is MAPRPLHELVEAGWAKALEPTAERIAAMGDFLRAEIAAGRTYLPAGANVLRAFQQPFDDVRVLIVGQDPYPTPGMAIGLSFAVAPEVRSLPGSLENIFRELHTDLGLPRPSNGDLTPWTRQGVLLLNRALTTAPRKPAAHRGKGWEEVTEQAIRALVARGTPLVSVLWGRDARNLRPLLGDLPAIESAHPSPMSADRGFFGSRPFSRVNDLLERQGAQPVDWRLP
- a CDS encoding exo-alpha-sialidase, whose protein sequence is MADVLLTVGTRKGLFIGRRRGGAWAFDKTPCFNAQAVYAVAIDTRADTPRLLVGGDSTHWGPSVFHSDDLGRTWTEPARPAVRFPKDTGASLERLWQLHPSAAEQDVVYAGTEPAALYRSEDRGETFELVRPLWEHPTRGRWTPGGGGEGLHTILTDRRDPRAVTVAVSAAGVFRTEDGGASWSPSNSGVSAVFLPDPNPEFGQCVHKVTRDAATPDRLYLQNHWGVYRSDDAGARWEDIGVGLPSTFGFAAAAHPRRGDTAYVFPINADADRVPADHRCRVFRTADAGKSWEPLSAGLPTEDHYGTVLRDAMCTDDADPAGVYFGNRNGEVYASADDGDNWRQLLSHLPDVLCVRAAVVG
- a CDS encoding BadF/BadG/BcrA/BcrD ATPase family protein → MTGGAPPVVLAVDSGGSGLRAVLARGSEEVGEPVASGEPVRTGARGIDAGHLWEQLLPMARRLLDDAGCDRPAAVAVGAAGFATLGDQLRAELPAALTREWGVRRIALVADAVAAYTGALGVRPGAVIAAGTGLIAIGTDLVSWRRADGWGHLLGDCGGGAWIGRAGLEAALRAYDGRSGGSAPLLARAEESFGPLEGLPGLLYPRPDRPAVLASFAPDVAACAGDDPVAAGILREAARHMADAAAAVCPVSGEPRVALTGGLFRLGDPLLAPLAAELAERLPQARRVSSEGDPLIGAVRIAAGLAAGGTGLPYDERMLYAATEE